From Primulina tabacum isolate GXHZ01 chromosome 2, ASM2559414v2, whole genome shotgun sequence, one genomic window encodes:
- the LOC142537441 gene encoding serine/threonine-protein phosphatase 7 long form homolog, translated as MLGFLPASKYLKGGHLSMTALHDHCISNLVNDETSEVDVVKFTRCVALMIIGGIMFPDYQGRSTRLIFLQLLRDVDNVKSYSWGSAVLAFLYRELCNASRIEKTTMAGPLYVLQVWAWSRIKCVNPDRNGLTLVVPPVDPDAFIPVSSYGARWKYGFS; from the exons atgttgggattTTTGCCAgcttcaaaatatttgaaaggtggTCATCTGTCTATGACTGCACTACACGATCATTGTATATCTAACCTTGTTAATGATGAAACTTCAGAAGTAGATGTTGTGAAATTTACTCGTTGTGTTGCGTTAATGATTATTGGAGGAATAATGTTCCCTGACTACCAAGGAAGGTCAACTAGACTTATATTTTTGCAACTGCTACGAGATGTTGATAACGTGAAGTCTTATAGTTGGGGTAGTGCAGTTTTAGCATTTCTATACCGTGAGTTGTGTAACGCGTCACGTATAGAGAAGACTACAATGGCTGGACCTTTATATGTCCTTCAG GTATGGGCATGGAGCAGGATTAAATGTGTTAACCCCGATCGAAATGGGTTAACATTAGTTGTACCTCCCGTTGATCCGGATGCTTTCATTCCAGTTTCTTCATATGGTGCACG GTGGAAATATGGATTTAGTTAA